In Amycolatopsis sp. EV170708-02-1, the following are encoded in one genomic region:
- a CDS encoding hydroxymethylglutaryl-CoA lyase produces the protein MGTRELGLPEQVPSVYSLPERVTIWEVGPRDGLQNEKSIVPVEVKLEFLDRLADSGLTTLEATSFVSPKWVPQLADAEQLLAGLDQREGVRYPVLVPNERGLDRALEAGVSHIAIFASATETFAKKNLNSTVDDQFAMFEPVVTRARAEGLDVRGYVSMCFGDPWEGAVPAAQVAGVGKRLLDLGCSQLSLGDTIGVATAGQVETLIGEFSGVEALAVHFHDTYGQALANTLAALRCGVSTVDSSAGGLGGCPYAESATGNLATEDLVWMLDGLGVETGVDLDALVATSKWMAGKLGRPSPSRVVNALAG, from the coding sequence ATGGGCACGCGAGAGCTGGGGCTGCCGGAGCAGGTCCCGTCCGTCTACTCCCTGCCGGAGCGGGTGACGATCTGGGAGGTCGGCCCGCGTGACGGTCTCCAGAACGAGAAGTCGATCGTCCCGGTCGAGGTCAAACTCGAATTCCTGGACAGGCTCGCCGATTCCGGGCTGACCACGCTCGAGGCGACCAGCTTCGTGAGCCCGAAATGGGTGCCGCAGCTGGCCGACGCCGAGCAGCTCCTCGCCGGCCTCGACCAGCGCGAGGGCGTCCGGTACCCGGTGCTCGTGCCGAACGAGCGCGGGCTGGACAGGGCGCTGGAGGCCGGGGTTTCGCATATCGCGATCTTCGCCAGCGCCACCGAGACCTTCGCCAAGAAGAACCTCAACTCGACGGTCGACGACCAGTTCGCGATGTTCGAGCCGGTCGTCACCCGGGCACGCGCCGAAGGGCTCGACGTCCGCGGATACGTGTCGATGTGCTTCGGCGACCCGTGGGAGGGCGCCGTCCCGGCCGCGCAGGTCGCCGGAGTAGGTAAGCGGCTCCTGGACCTCGGATGCTCGCAGCTCTCGCTCGGCGACACGATCGGCGTCGCCACCGCGGGGCAGGTCGAGACGCTGATCGGGGAGTTCTCCGGCGTCGAGGCACTGGCCGTCCATTTCCACGACACCTACGGCCAGGCGCTCGCGAACACGTTGGCGGCCCTCCGCTGCGGCGTGTCCACTGTGGACTCTTCGGCCGGTGGCCTCGGCGGCTGCCCGTACGCCGAATCGGCCACCGGGAACCTCGCGACCGAGGATCTCGTGTGGATGCTCGACGGTCTCGGCGTCGAAACCGGTGTCGATCTCGACGCGCTGGTGGCGACGAGCAAGTGGATGGCCGGGAAGCTGGGCAGGCCGAGTCCGTCCCGGGTGGTCAACGCGCTCGCGGGATGA
- a CDS encoding PH domain-containing protein, whose product MAYPDDLLSENEHVVVHSHPHFKMLIFPFLALIVTLGAGIWLAVVAKDATAPWDLISEIAIAAVGIGLVVWLFLAPFVRWRTTHFIVTTDRLIAREGVLKRTGIDIPLSRINSVQFEHGLLDRVFGCGTLVIESASDEPLKFDDIPKVERVHTVIYREVNDNPYDDFAPGPQQTEPLPPQGHPPRGNRRR is encoded by the coding sequence GTGGCCTATCCGGACGATTTGCTCAGCGAGAACGAGCACGTCGTGGTGCACAGTCACCCGCATTTCAAGATGCTGATCTTCCCGTTCCTCGCGCTGATCGTCACGCTCGGCGCGGGGATTTGGCTGGCCGTCGTCGCGAAGGACGCGACGGCCCCGTGGGACCTGATCTCCGAGATCGCGATCGCCGCGGTCGGGATCGGTCTCGTCGTGTGGCTGTTCCTGGCGCCGTTCGTCCGGTGGCGCACGACGCATTTCATCGTCACCACGGACCGGTTGATCGCCCGCGAGGGTGTGCTGAAGCGGACCGGCATCGACATCCCGCTGTCGCGGATCAACAGCGTCCAGTTCGAGCACGGGCTGCTGGACCGCGTGTTCGGCTGCGGCACGCTGGTGATCGAGTCCGCGTCGGACGAACCGCTGAAGTTCGACGACATCCCCAAGGTCGAGCGCGTGCACACGGTCATCTACCGCGAAGTCAACGACAACCCGTACGACGACTTCGCGCCGGGACCGCAGCAGACCGAGCCACTGCCGCCGCAGGGGCACCCGCCGCGCGGAAACCGGCGGCGCTGA
- a CDS encoding biotin--[acetyl-CoA-carboxylase] ligase yields the protein MSETGALDAGRLSAALSGRYAAIQVVASTGSTNADLREAAAKGAEDRTVLIAEEQTAGVGRRARHWSSPKGSGLYVSVLLRPGGVPFANLGSLSVVAGLAVREIAEGLGVDAVLKWPNDVLAGPDRAKCAGILAEAVAGDETTVILGIGLNVRPLGESVPAGPGGLPATSLAEQGATETDRAEIGVRLLTAFDELERRWRLAGGSLAEAGLLGDYRRFCATLGQDVEVQLPDGSSLTGRAADIDPAGQLQVDVPGGERYTVFAGDVVHVRPAKA from the coding sequence ATGAGTGAGACGGGAGCGCTCGACGCCGGGCGTCTGAGTGCCGCGCTGTCCGGCCGGTACGCCGCGATCCAGGTCGTGGCGAGCACCGGGTCCACCAACGCCGACCTGCGGGAAGCCGCCGCGAAGGGGGCTGAAGACCGCACGGTGCTGATCGCCGAAGAGCAGACGGCCGGGGTCGGCCGCCGCGCCCGGCACTGGTCTTCGCCGAAGGGATCGGGCCTCTACGTCAGTGTGCTGCTGCGCCCCGGAGGCGTCCCGTTCGCCAATTTGGGTTCACTTTCCGTGGTCGCGGGCCTCGCGGTCCGGGAGATCGCCGAGGGGCTGGGCGTCGACGCCGTCCTCAAGTGGCCGAACGACGTCCTCGCCGGTCCGGACCGCGCCAAATGCGCGGGCATCCTGGCGGAGGCCGTCGCCGGTGACGAGACCACCGTGATCCTCGGCATCGGCCTGAACGTGCGGCCGCTCGGTGAGAGCGTCCCGGCCGGGCCCGGGGGCCTGCCCGCCACCTCGCTGGCCGAGCAGGGCGCGACGGAGACCGATCGCGCCGAGATCGGCGTCCGGCTGCTCACCGCGTTCGACGAGCTCGAACGCCGCTGGCGGCTCGCGGGCGGGTCACTGGCCGAGGCCGGTCTGCTGGGGGACTACCGGCGGTTCTGCGCCACGCTGGGCCAGGACGTCGAGGTCCAGCTGCCCGACGGCTCGTCGCTCACCGGCCGCGCCGCCGACATCGATCCCGCCGGCCAGCTCCAGGTCGACGTTCCCGGTGGTGAGCGGTACACGGTGTTCGCCGGAGACGTCGTCCACGTACGGCCCGCCAAGGCCTGA
- a CDS encoding histidine phosphatase family protein, translating into MSCEIVLVRHAESVPPSPGKPDDPDRPLTAAGVAAAELLARELAAMNPTAVVSSPYRRAVATVAPAARAAGLEVTTRWELREWDSGLEPTPDFAVHYERSWADPDFARPGGESLRRLTARAMAAADRLAEQYAGGVVLVGSHGTFVSRLLAGVEPGIDWPFSRDMPMPAVHRMRWPR; encoded by the coding sequence GTGAGCTGCGAGATCGTCCTCGTCCGGCACGCCGAGTCCGTTCCGCCGTCGCCGGGGAAGCCCGACGACCCGGACCGGCCGCTGACCGCGGCGGGCGTGGCGGCCGCGGAACTGCTCGCGCGCGAACTCGCCGCGATGAACCCGACGGCGGTCGTGTCGAGCCCGTACCGGCGAGCCGTCGCGACGGTCGCGCCCGCGGCCAGGGCGGCGGGCCTCGAAGTCACGACGCGCTGGGAGCTGCGAGAGTGGGACTCGGGCCTGGAGCCGACACCGGACTTCGCCGTCCACTACGAGCGAAGCTGGGCCGATCCGGATTTCGCGCGTCCGGGCGGCGAGAGCCTGCGGCGGCTGACCGCACGGGCGATGGCCGCGGCCGATCGGCTCGCGGAGCAGTACGCCGGCGGCGTCGTGCTGGTGGGCAGCCACGGAACCTTCGTGTCCCGGCTGCTGGCCGGAGTGGAGCCGGGAATCGACTGGCCGTTCTCGCGGGACATGCCGATGCCCGCCGTTCATCGGATGCGTTGGCCCCGATAG
- a CDS encoding alpha/beta fold hydrolase, with the protein MVNESDVDLGDGATLHTYDTGGAGPVVFWHHGTPNIGAPPVPLFPAAERLGLRWVSYDRPGYGGSTPRPGRNVASAASDVEKIADALGIERFSVFGHSGGGPHAFACAALLPERVSAMVCVASLAPYDAAGLDWFAGMGAAGAGSLAAAVAGREEKERYEATAEYDAEMFTPADHAALSGDWKWVLDVVGPAVEGGPGALIDDDLAYVAPWGFQPSDLRVPALLLHGGEDRIVPLAHGEWLARQCATAESRVFPEDGHVSVLRHGEAALEWLGAHS; encoded by the coding sequence ATGGTGAACGAGTCGGACGTGGACCTGGGGGACGGGGCCACACTGCACACGTACGACACGGGCGGCGCCGGTCCGGTGGTCTTCTGGCACCACGGGACCCCGAACATCGGCGCCCCGCCCGTGCCGCTGTTCCCGGCCGCCGAGCGCCTCGGACTGAGGTGGGTCTCCTACGACCGGCCCGGTTACGGCGGTTCGACGCCGCGGCCAGGACGGAACGTCGCGTCGGCGGCGTCGGACGTCGAGAAGATCGCCGACGCACTGGGAATCGAGCGGTTCTCGGTCTTCGGGCATTCCGGTGGCGGGCCGCACGCGTTCGCCTGCGCGGCTCTGCTGCCGGAGCGGGTGTCGGCGATGGTCTGCGTGGCGAGCCTGGCCCCGTACGACGCCGCCGGGCTGGACTGGTTCGCGGGGATGGGCGCGGCGGGAGCCGGATCCCTGGCCGCCGCCGTGGCGGGGCGGGAGGAAAAGGAGAGGTACGAGGCGACGGCCGAATACGACGCGGAGATGTTCACCCCGGCGGACCACGCGGCCTTGTCGGGTGACTGGAAGTGGGTGCTCGACGTCGTCGGTCCCGCGGTCGAGGGCGGGCCCGGCGCGCTGATCGACGACGATCTCGCGTACGTGGCGCCGTGGGGTTTCCAGCCGTCCGACCTCCGGGTCCCGGCCCTGCTCCTGCACGGTGGCGAGGACCGGATCGTGCCGCTCGCGCACGGCGAGTGGCTGGCCCGGCAGTGCGCCACGGCCGAGTCGCGCGTGTTTCCCGAAGACGGGCACGTCTCGGTTCTCCGCCATGGAGAGGCTGCTCTCGAGTGGCTGGGCGCTCATTCGTGA
- a CDS encoding nitroreductase/quinone reductase family protein yields MSRYHEIKHRVATTFQRHVGNPILVRLPSQPILETTGRKSGVARRTPIGGRRVGREFWIVSEFGEKSQYVRNIQADPRVRVRLKGRWHTGTAHLLPGDDPRARLKALPRLNSAAVRAIGTNLLTIRVDLDE; encoded by the coding sequence ATGTCCCGCTATCACGAGATCAAGCACCGGGTGGCCACGACGTTCCAGCGCCACGTCGGTAACCCGATCCTCGTCCGGCTGCCGAGCCAGCCGATCCTGGAGACCACCGGCCGCAAGTCCGGGGTGGCCCGGCGGACACCGATCGGGGGCCGCCGGGTGGGCCGCGAGTTCTGGATCGTCTCGGAGTTCGGCGAGAAGTCGCAGTACGTCCGCAACATCCAGGCCGATCCGCGGGTCCGGGTCCGGCTCAAGGGCCGATGGCACACCGGCACGGCGCATCTGCTCCCCGGCGACGACCCCCGCGCGCGGCTCAAGGCCCTGCCCCGGCTCAACAGCGCCGCCGTGCGCGCGATCGGCACGAACCTCCTCACCATCCGGGTCGATCTCGACGAGTGA
- a CDS encoding MerR family transcriptional regulator, whose amino-acid sequence MRIGELAARTGTTTRALRFYESQGLLDARRASNGYREYDEDDFRLVNEILTLQAVGLSLEDTRPFVECLRAGHETGDSCADSIEVYQRKLAEVDACLARLNDVRDSLLTKLAGALKTPPGPCVVVPRTEEA is encoded by the coding sequence ATGCGGATCGGCGAACTCGCCGCGCGTACCGGAACCACCACCCGCGCGCTGCGTTTCTATGAGTCACAAGGGCTTCTCGACGCACGGCGCGCGTCGAACGGGTACCGGGAGTACGACGAGGACGACTTCCGTCTGGTGAACGAGATCCTGACCCTGCAAGCGGTCGGGCTCAGTCTCGAAGACACCAGGCCGTTCGTCGAGTGCCTGCGCGCCGGGCACGAGACCGGCGACTCGTGCGCCGATTCGATCGAGGTCTACCAACGCAAACTCGCCGAGGTGGACGCCTGTCTGGCCAGGCTCAACGACGTGCGGGACAGCCTGCTGACCAAACTCGCCGGCGCGCTGAAAACGCCGCCGGGACCGTGCGTCGTCGTGCCGCGAACCGAGGAGGCCTGA
- the trxA gene encoding thioredoxin — protein MSLSVVTDETFQELVLDQDKPVLVDFWAQWCPPCHMIAPVLEQIAVERAESLLIRKLNSDENPLTARNYQVMSLPTLILFRDGSPVWTTVGARPKAKLLADLDAVLQPSLS, from the coding sequence GTGTCCCTTTCCGTCGTCACCGACGAAACCTTCCAAGAACTCGTCCTGGACCAGGACAAGCCCGTCCTGGTGGATTTCTGGGCGCAATGGTGCCCGCCCTGCCACATGATCGCGCCGGTGCTCGAGCAGATCGCCGTCGAACGCGCCGAGTCGCTGCTCATCCGCAAGCTCAACTCCGACGAAAACCCGCTCACGGCCAGGAACTATCAGGTCATGTCCCTGCCGACGCTGATCCTCTTCCGCGACGGAAGTCCCGTGTGGACGACCGTCGGCGCCCGGCCGAAGGCGAAGCTGCTGGCCGACCTGGACGCCGTTCTGCAGCCGTCCCTCTCGTGA
- a CDS encoding LysE/ArgO family amino acid transporter — protein sequence MSAAFVAGLLAGYGIAIPVGAVATYLVVLTARAGLKIGAYAALGVATADGLYALVAVLGGGTLIPLIEPIAVPLRWISVVVLLGLAVHIGFTGVRNFRASAKAEVTEPVAIGPVKAYVSLLGITLLNPTTVVYFAALVLGSEDMAAASGAEHVVFVLAAFAASASWQLFLAGGGAVLGKALTGRRGRLATALASSALITVLGIRLVL from the coding sequence GTGAGCGCCGCGTTCGTCGCGGGCCTGCTCGCCGGGTATGGCATCGCCATCCCGGTGGGCGCGGTCGCGACCTATCTGGTGGTGCTGACGGCCAGGGCGGGGCTCAAGATCGGCGCGTACGCCGCGCTCGGGGTCGCCACGGCCGACGGCCTTTACGCGCTGGTGGCGGTCCTCGGCGGCGGGACGCTGATCCCGCTCATCGAACCGATCGCCGTGCCGCTGCGCTGGATTTCGGTGGTGGTGCTGCTCGGGCTGGCCGTCCACATCGGATTCACCGGGGTCCGGAACTTCCGCGCCTCCGCGAAGGCCGAGGTGACCGAACCGGTCGCGATCGGGCCGGTGAAGGCCTACGTGAGCCTCCTTGGGATCACCCTGCTGAACCCGACGACGGTGGTCTACTTCGCGGCGCTCGTGCTCGGCAGCGAGGACATGGCCGCAGCGAGCGGAGCGGAACACGTGGTGTTCGTGCTCGCGGCGTTCGCGGCTTCGGCCAGCTGGCAGTTGTTCCTCGCGGGCGGGGGCGCCGTCCTCGGCAAGGCGCTGACCGGACGCCGTGGACGGCTGGCGACCGCGCTGGCGTCGAGCGCGCTCATCACCGTGCTCGGCATTCGCCTTGTTTTGTGA
- a CDS encoding VOC family protein has protein sequence MTETQQRPASLHSYLAYRDAPKALRWLERAFGFETVTEFADDKGLILHSELRLGEVRIIVFSAEEDYDRPVRKGETVGHGLYVSLPTQEAVDAVFASAIEAGATQVWKPEDTEWGNYRCRVDDLEGYEWTFGTYVPGEPQG, from the coding sequence ATGACCGAAACCCAGCAGCGCCCAGCATCCCTCCACTCCTACCTCGCCTACCGCGATGCCCCGAAGGCCCTTCGCTGGCTTGAACGCGCCTTTGGCTTCGAGACCGTCACGGAATTCGCCGACGACAAGGGATTGATCCTGCATTCGGAACTGCGGCTCGGCGAAGTCCGGATCATCGTGTTCAGCGCGGAAGAGGACTACGACCGCCCGGTCCGCAAGGGGGAAACCGTCGGCCACGGCCTCTACGTCAGCCTTCCGACGCAAGAGGCCGTGGACGCCGTCTTCGCTTCCGCCATCGAAGCCGGCGCGACACAGGTCTGGAAGCCGGAGGACACCGAATGGGGCAATTACCGCTGTCGCGTCGACGATCTCGAAGGCTACGAATGGACTTTCGGCACGTACGTCCCCGGCGAGCCGCAGGGCTAG
- a CDS encoding prolyl oligopeptidase family serine peptidase, with protein sequence MLTAELIVDSRVPSNPALSADGRWIAYQVDTIAKGVPEIWFASVDGREKPRRLAEGSMPRWSSNSLYFLRDGLIHTVDGPLFTWRSEITAFLPMRDRFVFVAEDETPAPEIWVWSESLRPARLRSFDPRTGEITTLLEDHVVDVARRQDDGALAVVTWPTPELDPGGLEPRLSTLDLETGERRDLGRTAVEATNPVWWSDGDGWHVAYRATPEMIGGWAVFDVPVETAEHRTLTPESACPIRLAQVDSGAPLVLVADGLDTALHRLGAGEVAFWRGQADAVVSSGELVAVVLSTAHRPKDVHCGPIGEPSTQVSDTAPEFAGVTWGAQERLSYKASDGLTLDGLLVLPPGKTRDDGPFSLIVLPHGGPYDRYADGFRLGWFPSAQWLAPAGHAVFLPNARGGQGHGHEFAAAVGGRVGLEEWSDLEAGIDLLVAEGVADPERLGIAGWSHGGFVAAWAVGRTRRFKAALMGAGICDWGMLAATGEFGPFEAALGGSTGWEGTGPHRHDQLGPISFASEIETPVLIVHGADDTNVPLSQAEFFHRALRHFGVEHEFVVYPGEGHRIAGREHQLDLLRRTREWFARLL encoded by the coding sequence ATGCTGACCGCTGAGCTGATCGTCGACAGCCGTGTCCCGTCGAACCCCGCGCTCTCCGCCGACGGACGGTGGATCGCCTACCAGGTCGACACCATCGCGAAGGGTGTCCCCGAAATCTGGTTCGCGTCCGTCGACGGCCGCGAGAAACCCCGGAGGCTGGCCGAGGGCTCCATGCCCAGATGGTCGTCGAACTCCCTCTATTTCCTCCGGGACGGCCTGATCCACACGGTGGACGGGCCGCTGTTCACCTGGCGGAGCGAGATCACCGCGTTCCTTCCGATGCGGGACCGGTTCGTGTTCGTCGCCGAGGACGAAACGCCTGCCCCGGAAATCTGGGTCTGGAGCGAGAGTCTCCGCCCGGCGCGGCTGCGGAGTTTCGATCCGCGGACCGGTGAGATCACGACGTTGCTCGAAGACCACGTGGTCGACGTCGCCCGCCGCCAGGACGACGGGGCGCTCGCGGTGGTGACCTGGCCGACCCCGGAACTCGATCCCGGCGGGCTCGAACCCCGGCTTTCCACGCTGGACCTGGAAACCGGCGAGCGGCGCGACCTCGGGAGGACCGCGGTCGAGGCCACGAACCCCGTCTGGTGGAGCGACGGCGACGGCTGGCACGTCGCCTATCGCGCGACACCGGAGATGATCGGTGGCTGGGCGGTCTTCGACGTCCCCGTGGAAACGGCGGAGCATCGGACCCTGACCCCGGAATCGGCCTGCCCGATCAGGCTCGCGCAGGTCGATTCCGGCGCTCCGCTGGTGCTCGTCGCCGACGGGCTCGACACGGCCCTCCATCGGCTCGGCGCGGGCGAAGTGGCGTTTTGGCGCGGGCAAGCGGACGCCGTCGTTTCGAGCGGCGAGCTCGTGGCCGTCGTGCTCAGCACCGCTCACCGGCCGAAGGATGTCCACTGTGGACCGATCGGCGAGCCCTCGACGCAGGTGAGCGATACGGCGCCGGAGTTCGCCGGAGTCACCTGGGGCGCACAGGAACGTTTGTCCTACAAGGCTTCCGATGGGCTGACTCTGGACGGGCTGCTCGTTCTCCCGCCGGGAAAGACCCGGGACGACGGCCCGTTCTCGCTGATCGTCTTGCCGCACGGCGGACCGTACGATCGGTACGCCGACGGCTTCCGGCTCGGCTGGTTTCCTTCCGCGCAATGGCTCGCGCCGGCGGGGCACGCGGTCTTCCTGCCGAATGCCCGTGGGGGACAAGGACATGGACACGAATTCGCCGCCGCCGTCGGGGGACGGGTCGGGCTTGAGGAATGGAGCGATCTCGAAGCCGGGATCGACCTCCTCGTCGCCGAAGGGGTCGCCGACCCGGAGCGGCTCGGTATCGCGGGCTGGAGCCACGGCGGATTCGTCGCCGCCTGGGCCGTCGGCCGGACCAGGCGGTTCAAAGCGGCGTTGATGGGGGCCGGGATCTGCGACTGGGGGATGCTCGCCGCGACCGGCGAATTCGGCCCGTTCGAAGCGGCGCTCGGTGGAAGTACCGGCTGGGAAGGGACCGGCCCGCACCGGCACGATCAGCTCGGCCCGATCTCCTTCGCGTCGGAGATCGAGACCCCCGTGCTGATCGTGCACGGTGCGGACGACACGAACGTCCCGTTGTCCCAGGCGGAATTCTTCCATCGCGCGCTACGCCACTTCGGCGTCGAGCACGAGTTCGTCGTCTATCCCGGCGAAGGCCACAGGATCGCCGGACGGGAACACCAGCTGGATCTGCTTCGGCGCACCCGCGAATGGTTCGCGCGGTTGCTCTAG
- a CDS encoding SRPBCC domain-containing protein — MTVKHATFTLERVYPVPPERVFAAWADPAAKAGWFTVPGGEHSLDFRVGGREVTTGPNGDGRKLIADSRYEDIVDDERIVYATTLSTDDVLATVSLTTVLLEAEAEGTRLTLIEQGTFLDGHEEPAWREQGTGSWLDALGKALSAV, encoded by the coding sequence ATGACCGTCAAACACGCCACGTTCACCCTCGAGCGCGTCTACCCCGTGCCGCCGGAACGCGTTTTCGCCGCCTGGGCCGATCCCGCCGCGAAAGCCGGCTGGTTCACCGTGCCGGGCGGTGAGCATTCCCTGGACTTCCGCGTCGGCGGCCGCGAGGTCACCACGGGTCCGAACGGTGACGGCCGGAAGCTGATCGCCGACTCGCGCTACGAGGACATCGTCGACGACGAGCGGATCGTCTACGCCACGACCCTGTCCACCGACGACGTCCTCGCGACCGTGTCGCTCACGACGGTGCTGCTCGAAGCCGAAGCCGAGGGAACCAGGCTGACGCTGATCGAGCAGGGCACCTTCCTCGACGGACACGAAGAACCGGCCTGGCGCGAGCAGGGCACCGGAAGCTGGCTCGACGCACTGGGGAAGGCTTTGTCGGCAGTATGA
- a CDS encoding helix-turn-helix transcriptional regulator, which produces MDQVFKALSDGTRREMIERLTRGPASVGELAQPLSMSLPAVMQHLQVLEASGLVRSEKAGRVRTCHLEPDGLRMAEDWLGGQRTGWEHRLDRLGGFLDSDEGNRS; this is translated from the coding sequence ATGGACCAGGTGTTCAAGGCGCTTTCCGACGGGACGCGCCGCGAAATGATCGAGCGCCTCACCCGGGGGCCCGCCTCGGTGGGGGAGCTCGCGCAGCCGCTGTCGATGTCGCTGCCCGCCGTGATGCAGCACCTCCAGGTGCTGGAGGCGAGCGGGCTCGTCCGGTCGGAGAAGGCGGGGCGTGTCCGCACCTGTCATCTCGAACCGGACGGTCTGCGGATGGCCGAGGACTGGCTCGGCGGGCAGCGCACCGGCTGGGAACACCGGCTCGATCGCCTTGGTGGCTTTCTGGACTCCGACGAAGGGAACAGGTCATGA
- a CDS encoding lysoplasmalogenase family protein, producing MKALKFAERVLFGAAAIGTVYSARTGNRKLQLAAKPAAVPVLAARVARARGLAPGEKGLLVAALIAAGAGDHFMGRSDEDGELIKGATSFGVMQVLYSALLWRRGARPRATTAPPRLAAWAAAAVAMALPKPSPVSSVLSVYGGLLSTTSTLAADPVLAPKAKVSGGMVIPSGDRRTWIAAGALLFSASDLAILIRRNFVTSERTRANLETFVLTSYLASQWLLVEGMTAES from the coding sequence GTGAAGGCTCTCAAGTTCGCCGAACGGGTGTTGTTCGGCGCCGCCGCGATCGGCACGGTGTACTCCGCCAGGACGGGCAATCGGAAGCTGCAGCTGGCGGCCAAACCCGCGGCGGTGCCGGTGCTCGCCGCCCGGGTCGCGCGTGCGCGAGGGCTCGCGCCCGGGGAGAAGGGGCTGCTCGTCGCCGCGTTGATCGCGGCCGGGGCTGGCGATCATTTCATGGGCCGATCCGACGAAGACGGCGAGCTGATCAAGGGGGCGACCTCGTTCGGCGTGATGCAGGTGCTGTACTCCGCGCTGCTGTGGCGCCGGGGAGCTCGTCCGCGCGCGACGACCGCGCCACCCCGGCTGGCGGCGTGGGCCGCGGCCGCCGTCGCGATGGCGTTGCCGAAGCCGTCTCCGGTTTCTTCGGTGCTCTCGGTCTACGGCGGCCTGCTGAGCACGACGTCGACCCTCGCGGCGGACCCGGTGCTGGCGCCGAAGGCCAAGGTCTCGGGCGGGATGGTGATCCCGTCGGGTGACCGCCGGACCTGGATCGCCGCCGGCGCGCTGCTGTTCTCCGCGTCGGATCTGGCGATCCTGATCCGCCGGAACTTCGTCACCAGTGAGCGGACGCGGGCCAACCTCGAAACCTTCGTGCTCACCTCGTATCTCGCGTCGCAGTGGTTGCTCGTCGAAGGCATGACCGCGGAAAGTTAA
- a CDS encoding GlxA family transcriptional regulator — protein MDNMCKNRAMGFFAHPGRHRVAVLVRHGMLVMELGIVTRLFGTAKSAEGEPLYEVVTCTPEPGQIRTDADVTISVARGPEVLAEADTVVIPASSTEYEPSGHDLTEPLARALELIRPDARIASICTGAFVLAAAGLLDGRKATTHWRSALDFQAKFPKVALDPNVLYTDDGNVLTAAGVASGIDLCLHMIRCDHGAAVANEVARGTVVSPHREGGQAQFIRRPVPEPQSSSTAAARAWALENLDRPLTLRELAAKEAMSTRTFTRRFRDEVGISALQWLTQQRVERARQLLEETDLPVDKVAAEAGFGTAASLRQHLQAALGVSPSAYRNTFREAV, from the coding sequence ATGGACAACATGTGCAAGAATCGAGCCATGGGCTTCTTCGCGCATCCCGGCCGCCATCGGGTCGCCGTGCTGGTCCGGCACGGCATGCTGGTGATGGAGCTGGGCATCGTCACCCGTCTGTTCGGCACGGCCAAGTCGGCCGAGGGCGAGCCGCTCTACGAAGTCGTCACCTGCACGCCGGAACCCGGCCAGATCCGGACCGACGCCGACGTCACCATTTCGGTCGCGCGCGGGCCGGAAGTGCTGGCCGAGGCCGACACCGTCGTCATCCCGGCGTCGTCCACCGAATACGAACCTTCGGGGCACGACCTCACGGAGCCGCTCGCGCGGGCGCTGGAGCTGATCCGCCCGGACGCCAGGATCGCGTCGATCTGCACGGGTGCCTTCGTGCTCGCCGCGGCCGGCCTGCTCGACGGCCGGAAGGCGACCACACACTGGCGTTCGGCGCTGGACTTCCAGGCGAAGTTCCCGAAGGTCGCCCTCGACCCGAACGTGCTCTACACCGACGACGGGAACGTGCTGACCGCCGCGGGCGTCGCGTCCGGGATCGACCTCTGCCTGCACATGATCCGCTGCGATCACGGTGCCGCGGTCGCGAACGAGGTCGCGCGCGGAACGGTCGTCTCGCCGCATCGCGAGGGCGGGCAGGCGCAGTTCATCCGGCGGCCGGTGCCGGAGCCGCAGTCTTCCTCCACGGCCGCGGCGCGGGCCTGGGCGCTGGAGAACCTCGACCGGCCGCTGACCCTGCGCGAGCTGGCGGCGAAAGAGGCGATGAGCACGAGGACGTTCACGCGGCGGTTCCGCGACGAGGTCGGGATCTCGGCGTTGCAGTGGCTGACCCAGCAGCGGGTCGAAAGGGCTCGTCAGCTGCTCGAAGAGACTGACCTTCCGGTGGACAAGGTCGCCGCCGAGGCGGGTTTCGGGACCGCCGCGTCGCTGCGCCAGCATCTGCAGGCGGCGCTGGGGGTCTCGCCGAGCGCGTACCGGAACACCTTCCGCGAAGCCGTCTGA